One window of Enterobacter sp. RHBSTW-00175 genomic DNA carries:
- the iaaA gene encoding beta-aspartyl-peptidase, giving the protein MVNAVIAIHGGAGAITRAQLSPEQEKRYIDALYNIVETGQRMLEAGESALDVVTEAVRLLEECPLFNAGIGSVFTRDETHELDACVMDGASLKAGAVAGVSHLRNPVLAARLVMENSPHVLLTGAGAEQFAVAHGMESVSPDLFSTPERYQQLLDARSEGITQLDHTAPLDENSKMGTVGAVALDKAGNLAAATSTGGMTNKLPGRVGDSPLPGAGCYANNATAAVSCTGTGEVFIRALAAYDITALMDYGGLSLAEACERVVMEKLPALGGVGGLIAVDHEGNVALPFNSEGMYRAWGYAGDAPSTGIYRE; this is encoded by the coding sequence ATGGTTAATGCGGTAATCGCAATTCATGGCGGCGCAGGGGCAATCACCCGTGCGCAGCTCAGTCCCGAGCAGGAAAAGCGTTATATTGACGCGCTTTATAATATTGTGGAAACAGGGCAGCGAATGCTGGAAGCGGGCGAGAGCGCGCTGGATGTTGTGACCGAAGCTGTTCGTCTGCTCGAGGAGTGTCCGCTGTTTAATGCCGGGATTGGTTCGGTGTTTACCCGCGACGAAACGCACGAGCTTGACGCCTGTGTGATGGATGGTGCCAGTCTTAAAGCCGGCGCGGTTGCCGGGGTAAGCCATCTGCGTAACCCTGTTCTGGCGGCGCGTCTGGTGATGGAAAACAGCCCTCATGTCCTGCTGACAGGCGCAGGGGCGGAACAATTTGCCGTTGCGCACGGGATGGAATCGGTATCGCCTGACCTGTTTTCGACCCCGGAACGCTATCAGCAGCTGCTGGATGCCCGTTCAGAGGGAATTACACAGCTTGACCATACCGCGCCGCTGGATGAGAACAGCAAAATGGGTACGGTAGGCGCGGTTGCGCTGGATAAAGCCGGCAACCTTGCCGCCGCAACGTCTACGGGTGGCATGACCAATAAGCTGCCAGGGCGGGTAGGCGACAGCCCTCTCCCTGGTGCGGGATGCTATGCCAATAACGCCACGGCGGCAGTCTCCTGTACCGGAACCGGTGAGGTGTTTATTCGCGCACTGGCAGCGTATGACATTACTGCGCTGATGGATTACGGCGGCTTGAGTCTGGCGGAAGCCTGTGAGCGTGTGGTGATGGAAAAACTCCCGGCGCTGGGCGGTGTGGGTGGGTTAATCGCTGTGGATCATGAGGGGAACGTGGCGTTGCCCTTTAACAGTGAAGGCATGTACCGTGCCTGGGGCTATGCCGGAGATGCACCCAGTACGGGGATTTATCGTGAATAA
- the gsiA gene encoding glutathione ABC transporter ATP-binding protein GsiA, with amino-acid sequence MPHSEKLDSREVLAVQQLNIAFQEERQFVPAVKNLSFSLNRGETLAIVGESGSGKSVTALSLMRLLEQSGGKVECDTMLLRRRNRQVIDLTELSASQMQGVRGADIAMIFQEPMTSLNPVFPVGEQIAESIRLHQGLSGDEALAEAKRMLEQVRIPEAQAILSRYPHQLSGGMRQRVMIAMALSCRPAVLIADEPTTALDVTIQAQILQLIKVLQQEMDMGVIFITHDMGVVADVADRVLVMHQGVAVEMGSVEQIFHAPEHPYTKALLAAVPRLGAMNGSALPRRFPLISPGDTGRQEAETEQDTVVPGQPVLQVRNLVTRFPLRSGLFNRVKREVHAVENVSFDLWAGETLALVGESGCGKSTTGRALLRLVESQEGSITFNGERIDTLPSSKLQPLRRDIQFIFQDPYASLDPRHTVGYSIMEPLRVHNLLDGDAAQRRVAWLLERVGLLPEHAWRYPHEFSGGQRQRICIARALALNPKVVIADESVSALDVSIRAQIINLLLDLQRDMGIAFLFISHDMAVVERISHRVAVMLQGQIVEIGPRQAVFENPQHPYTRKLIAAVPVADPTHRHAQRVLLQDEMPGNIRKPGESVERVTLREVSPGHFVAPPRQDNAFSRL; translated from the coding sequence GTGCCGCACAGTGAAAAGCTGGACAGCCGCGAGGTTCTGGCGGTTCAACAACTGAATATTGCGTTTCAGGAAGAGCGGCAGTTCGTCCCCGCAGTAAAAAATCTATCGTTTTCACTTAATCGTGGTGAAACGCTGGCGATTGTAGGCGAGTCCGGTTCGGGTAAGTCGGTCACGGCGCTGTCATTAATGCGCCTGCTCGAACAGTCGGGCGGAAAGGTGGAGTGCGACACGATGCTGCTGCGTCGTCGCAATCGACAGGTTATTGATTTAACTGAACTGAGCGCATCGCAAATGCAGGGGGTACGCGGCGCGGATATCGCGATGATTTTCCAGGAGCCGATGACTTCCCTGAACCCGGTTTTCCCGGTAGGTGAGCAGATTGCAGAATCTATCCGCCTGCATCAGGGCCTAAGCGGTGATGAAGCGCTGGCTGAAGCCAAACGGATGCTGGAACAGGTGCGTATTCCGGAGGCGCAGGCTATTTTGTCGCGCTATCCGCATCAGCTTTCGGGCGGGATGCGCCAGCGCGTGATGATTGCGATGGCGCTGTCGTGTCGCCCTGCGGTGCTGATTGCCGACGAACCGACCACCGCGCTGGATGTGACTATTCAGGCACAGATCCTGCAACTGATTAAAGTGCTGCAACAGGAAATGGACATGGGGGTGATTTTTATCACTCATGACATGGGCGTTGTGGCGGATGTCGCCGATCGTGTGCTGGTAATGCACCAGGGCGTTGCCGTTGAAATGGGCAGTGTAGAGCAGATATTCCATGCCCCGGAACATCCCTATACCAAAGCATTGCTGGCTGCCGTGCCGCGTCTGGGCGCAATGAACGGCAGCGCATTACCGCGGCGTTTTCCGCTGATTTCGCCGGGGGATACCGGGCGTCAGGAGGCTGAAACAGAGCAGGACACGGTTGTACCGGGTCAGCCTGTTTTGCAGGTACGCAATCTTGTGACCCGCTTCCCGTTGCGCAGTGGGTTGTTTAACCGCGTGAAGCGTGAAGTTCATGCCGTAGAGAACGTTAGTTTTGATCTCTGGGCGGGTGAAACGCTGGCGCTGGTCGGGGAATCGGGCTGCGGTAAATCCACCACCGGGCGGGCGCTGCTGCGGCTGGTGGAGTCTCAGGAAGGGAGTATCACCTTTAACGGGGAACGTATTGATACCCTGCCTTCCAGTAAGCTCCAGCCGCTGCGTCGGGATATTCAGTTTATTTTTCAGGATCCCTACGCCTCGCTCGACCCGCGTCATACCGTTGGCTATTCGATAATGGAGCCACTGCGGGTGCATAACCTGCTCGATGGTGATGCGGCCCAGCGGCGGGTGGCCTGGTTACTGGAACGTGTTGGCTTGCTGCCTGAACACGCCTGGCGGTATCCGCATGAGTTTTCCGGTGGTCAGCGGCAGCGAATCTGTATTGCACGCGCACTGGCGCTGAACCCGAAAGTGGTGATTGCCGATGAATCGGTGTCGGCGCTGGATGTCTCTATTCGCGCGCAAATCATTAATTTATTGCTCGATCTACAGCGGGATATGGGCATCGCTTTTTTATTTATCTCGCACGATATGGCCGTTGTTGAGCGCATCAGCCACCGGGTCGCGGTGATGTTACAGGGGCAGATTGTTGAGATTGGCCCTCGTCAGGCGGTATTTGAAAACCCGCAGCATCCCTATACCCGTAAGCTGATAGCGGCTGTACCGGTTGCTGATCCTACCCATCGCCACGCCCAGCGTGTGCTGTTGCAGGATGAGATGCCGGGCAATATTCGTAAACCGGGCGAATCGGTGGAGCGCGTGACGCTTCGCGAAGTCAGTCCGGGTCATTTTGTGGCACCTCCGCGTCAGGACAATGCATTCTCGCGGTTATAA
- the gsiB gene encoding glutathione ABC transporter substrate-binding protein GsiB yields MVKFVARTWLLAASVTAALAAAPAFAAKDVVVAVGSNFTTLDPYDANDTLSQAVAKSFYQGLFGLDKEMKLKNVLAESYTVSDNGLVYTIKLKTGVKFQDGTDFNAEAVKVNLDRASNPENSLKRYNLFKTIASTEVVDPSTVKITLKEPFSAFINILAHPATAMISPAALKKYGKEIGFHPVGTGPYELVTWNQTDFVKVKKFDDYWQKGLPKLDTITWRPVVDNNTRAAMLQTGEAQFAFPIPYEQAAILAKNSKLELVASPSIMQRYISMNVTQKPFDNPKVREAINYAINRQALVKVAFAGYATPATGVLPPAIAYAQSYQPWPYDPAKARELLKEAGYPNGFSTTLWSSHNHSTAQKVLQFTQQQLAQVGIKAQVTAMDAGQRAAEVEGKGQKKSGVRMFYTGWTASTGEADWALSPLFASQNWPPTLFNTAFYSNPQVDKDLADALKTTKPEEKARLYKDAQDVIWKESPWVPLVVEKLVSAHNKALTGFYIMPDTGFSFDDADLK; encoded by the coding sequence ATGGTTAAATTTGTTGCTCGTACATGGCTGTTAGCCGCGAGCGTGACGGCAGCCCTGGCCGCAGCCCCCGCGTTCGCTGCCAAAGATGTGGTTGTTGCGGTTGGCTCCAATTTCACGACCCTGGATCCGTATGACGCTAACGACACCTTGTCACAGGCGGTCGCCAAATCATTCTATCAGGGCCTTTTCGGCCTGGATAAAGAGATGAAGCTGAAAAACGTGCTGGCCGAAAGCTACACCGTATCGGACAACGGTCTGGTGTATACGATAAAGCTCAAAACCGGCGTGAAGTTCCAGGATGGCACCGATTTCAATGCTGAAGCCGTCAAAGTTAACCTCGATCGCGCCAGTAACCCGGAAAATAGCCTCAAGCGTTATAACCTGTTTAAAACCATCGCCAGCACTGAGGTCGTTGACCCTTCGACGGTGAAAATCACCCTGAAAGAACCGTTCTCCGCGTTTATCAATATTCTGGCGCACCCGGCAACGGCGATGATCTCCCCGGCAGCGCTGAAAAAATACGGTAAAGAGATTGGCTTCCATCCTGTTGGCACCGGGCCGTACGAACTGGTCACCTGGAATCAGACCGATTTTGTGAAGGTGAAAAAATTCGACGATTACTGGCAGAAAGGGTTGCCGAAGCTGGACACCATTACCTGGCGTCCTGTGGTTGATAACAACACCCGTGCGGCGATGCTGCAAACGGGTGAGGCGCAGTTTGCCTTCCCCATTCCCTACGAGCAGGCGGCAATCCTTGCAAAAAACAGCAAGCTTGAGCTGGTGGCTAGCCCGTCTATCATGCAACGCTACATCAGCATGAACGTCACGCAAAAACCGTTTGATAACCCGAAAGTGCGTGAAGCCATCAACTACGCGATTAACCGCCAGGCGCTGGTGAAAGTGGCGTTTGCCGGTTATGCAACACCCGCAACCGGTGTGCTGCCGCCAGCCATTGCTTATGCGCAAAGTTATCAGCCGTGGCCGTACGATCCGGCCAAAGCGCGCGAGCTGCTGAAAGAAGCGGGTTACCCGAATGGCTTTAGCACTACGCTGTGGTCATCGCATAATCACAGTACTGCGCAAAAAGTGTTGCAGTTCACCCAGCAGCAGCTGGCACAGGTGGGGATCAAAGCGCAGGTCACGGCGATGGATGCCGGGCAGCGCGCCGCAGAGGTGGAAGGTAAAGGGCAAAAAAAGAGCGGCGTGAGAATGTTCTACACCGGCTGGACGGCATCGACCGGCGAAGCAGACTGGGCGCTATCGCCGCTGTTTGCCTCACAGAACTGGCCTCCGACGCTGTTTAACACTGCGTTCTACAGCAATCCGCAGGTGGACAAAGACCTGGCGGATGCCCTGAAAACCACAAAACCAGAAGAGAAGGCGCGTCTCTATAAAGATGCGCAGGACGTTATCTGGAAAGAGTCTCCGTGGGTACCGCTGGTGGTAGAAAAGCTGGTTTCGGCGCATAACAAAGCGCTGACCGGGTTCTACATCATGCCGGATACGGGCTTTAGTTTTGATGACGCTGATTTGAAATAA
- a CDS encoding IS1-like element IS1B family transposase (programmed frameshift) — protein MASVSISCPSCSATDGVVRNGKSTAGHQRYLCSHCRKTWQLQFTYTASQPGTHQKIIDMAMNGVGCRATARIMGVGLNTIFRHFKKLRPQSVTSRIQPGSDVIVCAEMDEQWGYVGAKSRQRWLFYAYDRLRKTVVAHVFGERTMATLGRLMSLLSPFDVVIWMTDGWPLYESRLKGKLHVISKRYTQRIERHNLNLRQHLARLGRKSLSFSKSVELHDKVIGHYLNIKHYQ, from the exons GTGGCTTCTGTTTCTATCAGCTGTCCCTCCTGTTCAGCTACTGACGGGGTGGTGCGTAACGGCAAAAGCACCGCCGGACATCAGCGCTATCTCTGCTCTCACTGCCGTAAAACATGGCAACTGCAGTTCACTTACACCGCTTCTCAACCCGGTACGCACCAGAAAATCATTGATATGGCCATGAATGGCGTTGGATGCCGGGCAACCGCCCGCATTATGGGCGTTGGCCTCAACACGATTTTCCGCCATT TTAAAAAACTCAGGCCGCAGTCGGTAACCTCGCGCATACAGCCGGGCAGTGACGTCATCGTCTGCGCGGAAATGGACGAACAGTGGGGATACGTCGGGGCTAAATCGCGCCAGCGCTGGCTGTTTTACGCGTATGACAGGCTCCGGAAGACGGTTGTTGCGCACGTATTCGGTGAACGCACTATGGCGACGCTGGGGCGTCTTATGAGCCTGCTGTCACCCTTTGACGTGGTGATATGGATGACGGATGGCTGGCCGCTGTATGAATCCCGCCTGAAGGGAAAGCTGCACGTAATCAGCAAGCGATATACGCAGCGAATTGAGCGGCATAACCTGAATCTGAGGCAGCACCTGGCACGGCTGGGACGGAAGTCGCTGTCGTTCTCAAAATCGGTGGAGCTGCATGACAAAGTCATCGGGCATTATCTGAACATAAAACACTATCAATAA